From the genome of Thermodesulfovibrionales bacterium:
CTATCAGGCAAACGTAAGATAAAGGTTCTGTCCGATGCCTCAAGGATGCAGGAATTCAGACCCATGATAAGAGATGGCTTTGGTATACCCTATATCCCGGGAACTTCAATAAAAGGTGTTATAAGGACAGCATTATTGTATAATGCTCTGAAGTCTTTAAAAGACAGTAACCCGGCTGACTTTAAAAGTATCATTGAAGATAGGATAAAGACTGATATCCACAATAGAGTGGATAAAAGAAAGCTCTTCGAATGGGCTGAAGAAAAATGGCTTGCGGGCTACAGGCTTGATGATAAAAAAGGCTCTCCCAATAGGGACTGGCTAAGGATGCTTCATGTTACAGATGCCTATTGTCCCGCTGAGATCGAAACAGTCCTTATAGAGGTAAACATCCTAAAAAAAGAGCATACATGGACATATAGAACAGAATCCTCTTTAAGTAAAACAGCCATATGGTTAGAGTGCCTTCCTGAGAATACAGTCCTTGAATTTGAAGCCTCATGGGATAAAAGGCTCCTTGAAGAGTTTAAAAGATATAACAGGAGGTTAGACCTTCCAGATAATCTTAATAAGATTTTTGCTCAGCTTAAAAACTGGTCAGAAGATATTTTTGCCTTTGAAAGGAACTTTTCTCGTGGTCATGATTTAGAAAGATGGTATATAAACAATCCATCTACCTTTAGAGTAGGTTTTGGCTCTGGCATGATTTCTACCACTATAGTCATGCTCCTTGAAGAAGATACAAGAAAGACAGTACGTAATTATGCAGGACTTAACAGGGGCAAAGACATAGCCCCTAAATCAAGAAGAGTCTGGATAAAAAATAATATCCCTGTTCCTCTTGGCTGGGCAGTAATTGAGGTGGTAGGCTCGGGCTCTAAGCTCTGAAGAATAGGAGGTCGAAAAGGAAAAAGTAAGAGCATGAATACTGTATTTGAAGATTACATAATGATCTGTAATTCTACAGGCGTGCAGACTGTGAATCTCCTGCCGGTCCTTCAGTTTGGCTCAAAAAAGGTGGTCATAATCTCAACACCTTTCACAGAAGCACAAGGGCTGACAGCCCGTCTTGTTGATGTGTTAAATAAAAAAGGTATTGAATCTGAAATACTAAAAATTACAGTAGAGGAAGAAAAAAATTTCAAAAGCCTTTCTTCAAAACTGATTAACTATACAGAGAATTTACCAAAGGTTGTCTGGAACGTATCAGGAGGGCAGAAGATCCCTTCTGCTACAATGCTTTATGTTTTTCAGAAGAGGATAGAAGAAAAATTCAAAAACGATATAGCCCTCTATGTAGAAGCAAATCCTCCAGAAATATGGTACTTTGATGCTAGTAATAGTCGTTACTGGCTTAGGACCTCTGCTCCTCTTTCTCTCGATGAACTTTTATATCTTTTCAATTACGAAACCTTGAAGGACGAAGAAAGGCTTTATCCCGATCCTTCAAGGGAGGTCAGAAATAAGATAGAGATAGGCCGCAAAGCCCTGAAATATTTTAAAGAAAACGACATATTCCGTGAAGCCTTTTTCAATTATATGAAGGCTCCAGAACCATCCTTAAAAACAAAAGATGAATTAAAAGAGTATATAAGAAAATCACTCAATGAATTAAAGCCTGAACTGCATGAAGTGCACGTAACTAAGCAAGGCTATGAAGACTTAGAAAGAAAAATTAAGATTATCTTTTCATCCCTTCACCAGGTTAAAACACCTAAAGATTTATATCAACTCATCGAACCCTTAAATTTAATTCTTAAGCCTAAAGAGATATACGAAGACTACTGGAACAGCATAAAGAGGGCTGTCATTGATAAGGTTATAAAAAG
Proteins encoded in this window:
- the csm5 gene encoding type III-A CRISPR-associated RAMP protein Csm5; its protein translation is RITRLEFIHEGQYVYPVSEDRLSLLLHKKNLISDYVSAIKQEEKRFNLAEFLKSRSVKLTNEVLEDLSGKRKIKVLSDASRMQEFRPMIRDGFGIPYIPGTSIKGVIRTALLYNALKSLKDSNPADFKSIIEDRIKTDIHNRVDKRKLFEWAEEKWLAGYRLDDKKGSPNRDWLRMLHVTDAYCPAEIETVLIEVNILKKEHTWTYRTESSLSKTAIWLECLPENTVLEFEASWDKRLLEEFKRYNRRLDLPDNLNKIFAQLKNWSEDIFAFERNFSRGHDLERWYINNPSTFRVGFGSGMISTTIVMLLEEDTRKTVRNYAGLNRGKDIAPKSRRVWIKNNIPVPLGWAVIEVVGSGSKL